One Xiphophorus hellerii strain 12219 chromosome 24, Xiphophorus_hellerii-4.1, whole genome shotgun sequence DNA window includes the following coding sequences:
- the LOC116715768 gene encoding OX-2 membrane glycoprotein-like isoform X2 — translation MSRSAVPIFFFSLGILIKGAVAAIDTQQSVLAAVGDQASLSCQLSKIKDVLQVTWQKVLLDGEKNLATYTEKFGSRVSAGLEEKMDFQYESLQSCSMVIRKVTEQDEGCYRCLFNSYSEGALIGWTCLRLYELHGPFIDISRSNSPPGSVVTCSATGRPVPMVTLTVLHQNLSCSHYNTSTETNTNGTVTVTTKVLLSDLSSTQVGCSVSVDSAAPRELLVTVPEVKDSSDDELQKQSSLRVDESQEFKDPKIPVILVVAGIALTCCCAVIIVLWRHKNVQNRDDENNKTPLRSDKHADRNITPFMKLTNEVKQRLSAKKSRENNDLKAFPSASKRLF, via the exons ATGTCTCGCTCTGCGGTCCCgattttctttttctcgttGGGAATCCTTATAAAAG GTGCAGTGGCTGCGATCGACACCCAGCAGTCCGTGTTGGCAGCAGTGGGAGACCAGGCCTCTCTGAGCTGTCAGCTCTCTAAAATTAAAGATGTCCTCCAAGTCACCTGGCAGAAAGTCCTTCTTGACGGAGAGAAGAACCTCGCCACTTACACCGAGAAGTTTGGCTCCAGAGTGAGTGCAGGTCTGGAGGAGAAGATGGATTTTCAGTATGAATCTCTGCAGAGCTGCTCCATGGTGATCAGGAAGGTGACGGAGCAGGATGAAGGCTGCTACCGATGTTTGTTTAACTCTTATTCTGAAGGAGCGTTGATAGGCTGGACCTGCTTAAGACTCTACG AGCTGCATGGACCCTTCATTGACATCAGCAGATCAAACTCTCCTCCAGGGTCGGTTGTGACCTGTTCAGCCACAGGTCGACCTGTTCCCATGGTAACACTGACTGTTCTCCATCAGAACCTCAGCTGCTCCCACTACAACACCAGTACAGAGACCAACACTAACGGTACCGTCACCGTCACCACTAAAGTTCTGCTCTCAGATCTCAGCAGCACACAGGTTGGATGTTCAGTGTCAGTGGACTCTGCTGCTCCCAGAGAGCTGCTGGTCACCGTTCCTGAGGTCAAAGATTCGTCTGATGATG AGCTACAGAAACAATCTAGTTTACGTGTTGATGAGAGTCAGGAGTTTAAAGACCCGA AAATCCCCGTGATCCTTGTAGTCGCTGGTATAGCTTTGACTTGTTGTTGTGCTGTAATCATCGTCCTCTGGAGacataaaaatgtccaaaacag AGACGATGAGAACAACAAAACACCATTAAGATCAGACAAACATGCAGACAG GAACATAACACCTTTTATGAAGCTGACGAATGAGGTTAAACAGAGACTTTCTGCCAAGAAAAGTCGAGAAAACAACGACCTCAAAGCATTTCCTTCTGCGTCAAAAAGACTGTtttga